TCTGAGGTAATCAAATGAAGGTTTAAAAATAGAAAGTAACACACTTGTTTATTAAGATGTTAGGGACCTGTACACATCAGAGCCTTGTAAATCTAAAGTATACTTTCTGACATATCACAGTTGGTGTGGTCTGTGCATTATTGCAGACCCAGGATTGAATCCCTTGGTGCTATACATACATTTATGATCTATTCCACatataatacacatttttaatatctGAAATCCTAGTGTTTTAAAAACTCAATGTATGTATGTGGTAAATACAGCATGTTGCAAAAATGCTGGAAGTTACTCAACTTTGATCTATTCCTGAGTGTCACACAGGACAGAACGGGCTGTCAGGCCTCTAAATTGAACCCGATGTAACGTGTTAACACATCAAGAACATTACATAAACGTGCATAGCTTCCAGTAAATGAAGAACCAACTGTTTTCATCATTTTCAGTGGGTTTCAGACCGCTGCCCCTGAAGTGACAGTATCTGTGCTGTTTGCATACCAACATCCTAGAGCCCTGAGGCAACTGGGTCTTTCGTGTCATGGCTGCAGCAGtgttcctctttctcttctccatcATGTTTACATATGTGCAGCAGAATGCACTCTGCCACCTATTGGTCAACATCAGGAGACATGTCACAGATAACATCAAAATAggtgaaaaaatgtaaaaagctgACATGCTGGCCGTTCTGTCACACTCCATGACCATTTTTCAATTCCTGACTCATATTCAGATCCGATGCTAGAGACGAGGCTAATTTTATCTAGTCTTCTCCCAGCATTAGACccgtggttcccaaagtggggggAGTGCAGCAAGACAAATGAGTAATGTTTGAGCAGCACTGTGTTTTAtgaagggagggggggggctCCAAATATTCTTATATAAGAAAGGTGAACAGAACCATTTTGGGAACCACTGTGAACAACATTTTTGGGAAACAGAGATAAATCCCAATTTTACcatatttacaaaattaatttttaaaccaCAAATACGTGTGGAACTACTTTCTAAATTCTGATCTTGTGAAACCAGAGCTGCCCTGAAATTTTTACAAGCAACCTTAAATGCAGTGCAAATGTTCCATGTCCATTATACTAAATGTGCAACATTTTGCAATTACAATCTGTCTGAATGAATCTTACAAATGTACTTGTGTACTTCCAGTACATTCAAACCTGCCAGCATCCTTCAAACAAACAGGataaacaaaacacatcacACGAAACTGTTTCTAAAGAACTATATTTACATAATACTCTTGTTTTTTGCAGAgaacaataataaaaagtataaaatactTACAAAAATTCGCAACAATGTACATATAAAAATAAGATCTATTCTCTCCAGAACATTAGGAAATGCAtacatacaaaaaatatatataaataaacaagaagCCCTGTCAGATATTGAAATGAGCACACTCAAAGGATGCAGACAGTCAGCTGAaatccaaaacaaacacactcatttcTCAGTTTGGAAAAAGGTCACCAACCCCAATGtaacactcaaaaaaaaaaaaaaaggggcaGGGAAAAAATGTCTCAATTTGAGGGCTTCTGCACAGTCGTCTGGAAATATTGCAGAGTAACCGTTCTCCTTTAGTGTAACGTTTAACAGAAAACAGAGTTTTCATGTTAGTGTTGTAGTGTAATGCTAAAGTCTATGGGCCCTCCACTCTTAACCGTTTATTCCCACTGAATCAAATCTAATTattttgtatagcactttttacatctgatattgtcacaaagcagcttcacagaatttcaGCAatgacaaagttttgacatgaaaccATCACTGAACCATGAACCAAGgaagtctctctgtttctcccctGTTTTTATCAGTCATGGATGTGTAAATGAAAGATATTTACCTCAAGGCCACTGATGCAGGACTAAGGCTTTTAGGACTCTACGTAAAGGGTAAAATGATCTCTTATCCTATAAAGGTCTGTGACATCAAATATAgtccatgtttttatttaaataaaaatcaggcAATATTCAGACCTCTTCTGGTCTGCCCCATCCTAGAGCACACAAGCAATGAAACAAATCAGGCGAAAGTATGTAGTCTGGCTGCAGCTTAACAGCAAAAAGGCagagaagcagtgtgtgtgtgtgtgtgtgtgtgtttacccaTCACATCTGGGTACGATTCAGTGGTTTTATTACTGAGCCACAGGTTCAGTAGTAGATTTTATTTTCCTCTACTTATTTTCATTCCAGCCCTGGGAATACTCAATATACACAGGCTTTTGGTCCTGTGCCCCACTCTCCTTACATTATATACACTTCACTTGTACATATGCAATACAGGGAACCAAATAAACAGCAGTTCTGACTAtagtacagccagtaatttcaTCCTACGCTTTGACAACTGTACTCACTTACAGTCTTCTTTATCCCACTGCACACCCCTTTACTGGAATGTGCAAAATTGTGATTGGCCAGAGTGACCAACTCACTGATGACTAGCCAACAGTTCGTCCAGGTCATCCATCCACTCTTGCGTCGACTGGTTCTTCAGCAGCGAGTCCACCAGGTCGCTCTCCCCAGGGAAGCTGGGCAAACTGCCACTCGGCTGAGAGTTATAGCCAAACTGTAGTTGCTGTCCTGCTGATCTGTTAACCTGGTAGGCCTGGTTGCACTGCATTCCTGCGGTACGGTTGGGCACCTGACTCCCTTGCGGCTGCCCAAATGCCCCCAGGTCCGATAGCACTTGCTGAGACTGAGTTGGTGTTGGCTGACCTTGCTGGGGCGGCTGCTGCTGGTTGGGAGGAGGCAGCTGTTGCCCCATGCTAGAACTGTTGGTCCTTTGCTGAGCCATGCCGGGCATCATCTGGCCAGGGTTCATGCCAGTCATTGCCCTGTTGGCCGCACCATTGCCCATGGCGGCTTGAGTGAAAGAAGCACTACCTGGCATTTTAGGCATCCGTGGCTGCATGTGGAATCCCGAATTGGGGAAACCAGAGGGAATGCCACCATTGCTGGGATTAGGCTGGTTTGCCATTCCCTGCTGGAGACCAGGGTGAggttgttgctgctgttgttgctgctgctgttgccaGGATTGGGCCTGTGGTGCCATGGCACCTGGGATATTACTAGGCATGGAGCTGTTCATGGTTGAATTCATGCTGTTAGGTAGTGTGCTGGGCATGCTGTTAGGTAGGCGAgctagctgctgctgctgcttcagCATTGCAGGATTGGGCTGACCCTTCATATGGGCCTGCTGCTGGGTCAGAACATTCTGTCTGTAGGCTGCCGTCATGGCTGAAACTGGCAGTCTTTGCTGATTAGGGTGGGATGGGTGCATGGGCATGTTACCATATAGAACCTGCATATCAAGCCCACTAGGGCAGGACGAAATGTCTGCTTGACCCCCTTGAGGAGGGGCACCAGGGGCAGGGCCACCACCTTGACCCATTCCCATCatgccctgtgtctgtgggaacATGCGCTGTGCAGCGGGGTTGGGGCCACCGAGGGAGTTCACATTGCCCATAGGCTGAGTAGAACCtaacagacaaagacagagaaaatgGAACGTTTACATAATGATGTCCATGTACTAATTTTGTTACTCGGATCAATTGAAAAAAGTAACCAGTGACATTTGGAGTTATAGTTCTTTGGCAAATTTGACATCAAAGCACTCATTTACTAGATGTGCAGGAAGAACTCATCTCAACGCTGACTGTTAGAGGCAAAGGCAGGCGCCACACCAATATGGTATGTACACAATGATATTCATAATAGGGCTGTTTTTAAAGAAGGAAATAATTGTATAATTTTATGTGATTAATCGTCTTGCCCCTTCCTAaaactgaagcttttaataattaaCATCTAAATGTAAAACAAGGAAGAACCAATGTATtaacttttttaaatgaatcttaaaattctatttaaaactTCCTTGTATTTACATTGAGGATGGTCTAAACATGTAGTGTGATATGCATGGTAACAAATATAAAACCattattttgcatttaaaaaacatattctAAGTGAAGTTCTGATtatttttgaattatttttaatttgctgagtaaaagttCCAATGATAGCTTTAGCGTTGAATACAGTagctttaaaggagaaaattaACACTACAGTGCAGCTCATGGCTCAAATGTGGAGGGATTCAGTGACACATGACATGAAGAGCTATAGCTGTGTGAGTTTAAGCATGCAGGAGCAAGAGTGAGTGAGATAAGAAAGTGTAGGAAAGTAaagttatgatatttaatacatatttcagcataaataaaacTTAATCTACTGAACTCAACTGTCGTGACTCTGTTTACGCTGTTAGATAAAACAGCTAATAAGTCATTTGGCTCTGTAAAAAGAGGAAATTGTGGCCACATATATTTTTTGGTATTATGTGACCAAAAATTGCGGTAAATAAATTCCTGTGTTGGCTAACATGCATGAACGCATTAATTTTTATAGCATATATTTGTACATTACACCAGAATGAGGTTGTTGCTTTCTTGAACAATGAAATACATTAAACAATCACTGATAAccataacaattaaaaaatatgcaGTGAAATTATTCTGGCCTTATTTCCAAGACCTATAATACACTATAAGACGGtgagggattttttttaaagattccCTGAAAAGTTAAACTGAGTAAAGTATTTGCTCATAAAACTGATTAACACAGAAGGCACCgaaacctttaaaaacaaatacacacacattactgcATTTTAACCTTCACATAAGTTGAAAGTAGCACGGCGGCAAACTGAATGTCTATTACCCTTCTAACATCAGCGGCGCCTACTCACAAACCGTACTGTTTGTTTGCGCTTCAAATGACTCAGTCAGTAAACATACTTTGCATATCAGGTGGGCCAAAACCTTAAAGGGAACAAAGGCATGTCTGTATGCAAAGTCTGGCCCATGTGGCTTTCACACACCGAACTTTTCAGCATGAACAGGGAAAggcaggattttttttaattaaaaaaataataataaataaaacaaaagcacGCAAAGAGCAAAAGAGAAACATTCAACTTAATGAAGTTTCCAGGACACCTCAAGAGGTGGAGACATGTACCTGGAAACTGTGGAACCTGTTGCTGGAATGGGTTCTGCTGGGCAGAGGGGTTCTGTTGGTCCTGGTACTGAGGTGGGGGACGCGTTAGATGCCTCTGTAGTTGCTGCTCCTGCTGTTGCCGCTGCTTTTCctgagaaaacatttaaaagtatATATTCATGAGAACAACTCACCATCTAATGAAACCAAATCAGCATTACTCAAATGTATTGAAACAATATAGTTTCTCAAATGCGGCTGGCGCCACTCAGAGGGCATGCAAACCACTGCAACTGCTGTTGGTGATTTACAAGTTCAATCCTCaaaaactaaaagaaaaaaaaaatgtactacaACATGTACAGCCTGAGtttgtaccccccccccccttcaatACCAAATCCTCCTGCCCATCATTTGGATTTGATCCAGGCCTTTACCGTTAAGAATAAATCAATAATTTGTCTGCATAAACTGTACACTAGGAGAGAGCAGGCTCCACATGTTAAATTAAACAGGCACATTATACTGGGAAGCCTTTATCACAGTGGGCAATGTCTTGATTTATCATCTGTGATCATCACTCTGGCTTTAGAGCAAATAGGTCCATCCAAATGACAGTGATGGGATAGAAGATATATCTACTGCAATAGAGAAAATATTATATGGGGGTGTTTATATGCCTaaaatagaaattaaataacattaagCATGGTTTATTAATGAAACTGGAGATATGTTTATAGAGGAATCACACACTCATGGCTAAAATGACCTTGATGATATGATATGTGTActaaaatatattgttaaatCTGATTTCGTGAAAGTTAATTGTGCATTTCCAAAGGGATCAGTGCTGCAACAAAGTGTTTCATACtctatataaattatatttgtcCAAATTGCTAAAATTAGTATTTTTTGAAGATTATAATCATTTACATAAAAGTTCCAAAGTTTGAAACAGCCTCAGAATACGGtggaaaataaattggaagATGTAAAGCAATGGTTCAGTATTAAGTTTTTACTGAATTTACGTAAAGCACTGTTTATAATATTTGGtaataaactaattttaaaattaaaaattaagatTGGTGATGTGAGAACAGTGTCTGAAATTAAATCAAGTAGGAAACAacatagtaatataaatgtaaaatgggTAAAACCATcagaataatatataaaactaaAAGATATACTGAACAAGAACTCATTTTATATACCATAATATTATTCCCTATTTCCATAGACGACCTACTGTGTGGAGGTCTTGAGAAAACATAAAATACCAACACAAATATTCATGCAACAGAATAAAgctattataaattataaaagtaGTATAAATTGATTTTTCAGAAATTGTTTGAATTTAGAGACTGTCAGTATGAAATAAGGGGAATAGGGAAGTctaagaaacaaatacaaaaggTCACAAGAACTTGTACAGTACTGACCTGCTCAGCCATCATCTGTCTCTGTTGTCCCAAAAGGAACTGTTTTTGCTGTGAAGTCATCATCTGTatttgctgttgctgctgcttcTGCAGGTTGCTGAGATAGTTCGGATGGTTAGTCGCCATGCCACTGCCACCCGGTTGCGTTGCCATGGAGCCAACAGGACCTGGGACATGAGGACCTGAAGGGTAGGTACCAGCTTCCTGCTGAAAGACAGGGAGAAAACAGCATCATTAGCAAATGGAACTATGGTGTTTTCTTTATTCATATACTATAAAGTGTGCTGTGGTGCTCATCTTTTCATGCTTGTACTGTATTTGAATGTGTTCTATGTATTAACTATTGTAAGTGTCTTTGAGTTCTTGAAAAGAGTTATATTaacataatgtattattattctcttctgccctgtgaaggactggcgccccctacagggtgtattcccaccttgcgcccaatgattccaggtaggctctggacccaccgcgaacctgaattggataagcggttacagataatgaattaattatttaattattctcTTCACTAGGGTCTACTGTATAAAAACTAATGTTTCATCAGTTAATCAGTGCGATTAGTCTAAGGAGGAACCaatactgaaataaaaacaacaagatCCAGGCGTTAACGGACATAGCAAATTTTCACAATCTGAGATGTCCATGCTGTTGTTAAGctacactcatacactcaggtttgttgatgaTGAAGCAGAGGGGGGCTGATATAACAGGGAGCCCTCCTATTCCTGCTACGTTCTGGCCCCCCCTTTTCAGACACATTGTTCTGTAAGGCCTGCCAGAGTTACAACTTGCACTTTCAATCTTGGAGCGCCCAGGCACCTGGAAACAAATATCATAATTAACTGTGTTCTGTAGCGAGCTGAACAAATTCTCATCCTGTCTGATCTGGTGctacagaacagtttttcagctcGGGCCATCCCTTCCTGCAAAACAAATGACCAGCTTTGAACAAGATGCTGTACTTGCCCCACCTACCCTCCAGATGAGACCTCAAGATTTGGGGGTTACAGCCCATGGCTGCCAACTTACTGTTTAGACTGGGCCTTTACATTAACTGGAATTGCTCATTGTTCACCTGCATCACACTATACTTTCTTAGCAGAAATCTTAAGAGACTCATAACATGCTGTTATAAACTGTGGAGTCATTGTAAATCCATGATGTTTTCATGAATCCttttcattttctatttttgAGTTTTTCCTCTGCCCCCACGAAGCTAGAACCATGAATTATGTGAAACTAATTTGTGAAAGCGACAGtgttaatgttaattaaatTTGATGTAATTCTTGTCTTTTATCCTTTAACACAGCTAATGAGGCCTAATATTTATCCAAAGTTTAATAAGGAATGTTAAAGTAGTGAAACCAAACAATTAGCTGAAATAGGTGAGGGCTTTAGATAACACACCTCTCCTGGACATCAAGAACAGAAGACAAAGCCATCATGTCATTACAGAAAGTTTTGTCACCgatttaattcattattgtAGTTTGATTCTAAAGCCTGCATGGTCAACTATTTAATACCACTACAGTGTAAAGAAccccaaaaacaacaacaacaaaaaagaaatcatACTATAGCAGCATTTATGGTTCACCACAGCTATAATGCACAGCatagcatttaaaaataaaccaaagaTGCAACCATTGACCACtgtccattcacacacacacacacacattctttctcATCTATGGAAAAATACAAGTGTCCAAACAGTAACTAAAAAGCAAGAATCTCAGATCCAGCCTAAAATGTGTATTGCACTGGAAAATACAAGAGCAAAATGAAAAAACAGCAATACATTAAATGGAGAATCAAAAGATAGAGCAAAAAGTTCAGCTTGAGAGAGGAAAAAACCCAAGTGGGTTATGCagctatatttaaatatggacagcagcaaaaaagagagaggggggctgATCCCAAAATACTCTTAGAGGGACGAAAGCCAGGGGAGGGGGAGGACCAATGCATGAAAGACTGCTTTGTCGTatttctgtccctccctctctccctccctctgttctTCTCAACTCTCCCTTTCTCTACTGACTCCTCTGTCACAGGGCTGCAACCTCACGGCCATCCCAGCCCCCAGccccgtgtgagtgtgtgtgtgtgtgtgtgtgtgtgtgtgtgtgtgtgtgtgtgggagcaaACGCCTGCCAGCACTCTGCTCCTTAGCAACCAGCTGCCTGACCCAGACAAACTCTGTTCATCCCCAGGGCTGAAGTGGCCTGCTGCCAGACATACagacaaccacacacacattaaacacagcctactaaatcaaaacaaaaagtaatatgaatcaaaaataaacactaaaaagctaataataatgataaaaaagtATGATCACCTAATAACATTAACACAAATATTTCTGCAAACGCATCAGTGCCCAATAGTGAAGTGGATTGCCAACAATTAGTTAAAACTTAACGTAATTACCAATAAAACGCAGAGATGAACATGTAATCCTAAACGTAATTTGATATCTTGAATTAATACCATTTTATTGCACATATAAATTAGAATGTTCTAGAAACCTGACTGTTTAGCTGCACCGGGTTAATACTTTTTATTTTGACAAGAGTTTCTTTCAATGACTCATTGATCGCTTCAGTCTGTCCAAAATAAACCAGAAGGAATAGGGTTGCTATTATTAGTAACAGCAGTAAAAGTCAATCTCCAGACCCTTTTGAACACGGGTGATGTTCTTGGAAAGCTCGGCAGATGTAATTGGGGATTAAAAGTACAatagtaattattcaaataatcTCCTTAATTGTCAATATGTTAACTAGTACATGATGGCACTATATCTGTAAATGTTAAGTTGTACTGCCTTACCTGTGGGTGTGGCAAATGTGTCGGCGGTCTGAAAGATATGGTTGGCCTTTGTTTcatttgctgctgctgctgctgctgttgctgctgctgctgctgctgctgctgctgctgctgctgctgctggcgaAGGAGGTTGAAGATAGCTGCTTTGTTCTGTGGCTGCGATGCTGCTGGGCCTCTGGGTGGCCCAGGCGCACCAGCTTCGAAATGGCTCAGGGGCTTTGTGTTCCTATAGTCCAACATGGCTGCCTGACTTCCTGCACTAGGTGGGTGACTGAGGGTGCCTGCAGGTGCTGCAGGATGACCCAGCATCGGATGTGGACCAGGCTGCATGTAGCCACCTGGGGCACCTGCTTTGGGTGAACCTTTGTTAGGTTGCTGCCCAGGTATGAGCAGGGACTTTGGGTGCTGAAAGTCTGGGGGATAAAGTGAGGGGCTAGTGGGCTTGTCTAGGCCAAAAGTGCCTCCCAAGGGACTCTGGCTTGGAGTGTTAGGGGGCCAGTTTGAGGGGTGATTGGGCTGCTGATGGAATTTGGGTGCCTGTGGctgctgtttgtgttgttgctgtttctGTGACTGGTGCTGCTGGCTCTGCATCAGCTGAGCCCTCTGCTGCTCTCTTGCAGCTAGCTGCTGCAACTGCTGAGCTGGTGAGAGGTCTTTAGGTGGCCCGGACAGCAGGTGGTTCTGGAGAGGTCTGGATGCTTGGCCTGGCTGCTGCTGCGGATGCTGGGGCCCAGGAAGGGCTGGGGAGGAGGCAGCTGATGGAGCTGTAACTGGAGATCCAGTGTGCAGCAGAGACCCAGATGAGGAGGGCGGGACATGAGGGGAGCCTGTCCGGGAGTCTTGCTCAAAAGCAGAGGACGATGAGGCTGGAGCTGGGGAAACCTCGGATTTGACTGTGCTGGCAAGGTCTGGAGGCAGGTGGTTAGGAGGTGCACCACCAGACAAAAGGTCAGGATCCTTCCGGTCCTCAAAACCATCATTAAAGAGTTCTTGGATTTCCTCATAAGGAACAGAGCGATTGAACTCTTCCATAAGCTCAGTCCACTCCTGCTCATTCAGGTTGAGGTCAGGGAGAATGATATTGCCATTGGTTCCTCCTGTGGGCAGGATGTCATCCATAGGCTCCTGCTTCATCTCCTTCAGGCGGATGTCAGATTCAGAGCCTCGTACAGCACATCCATCAGTCAATCCCATGCCATTTTGCTCTGTGCCACCAGTTGAGTGTGTGCCATTCAGTACCATAGAGTCAGCACTCACTCCATGCTTGGTATCCATGGGAGAAAGAGGAGGCACGGCACCATTCGTGGTCCCATTATGGCCACCAATAGCATCTTCCAAGCAAGACTTTTTGGAAGCAGGGTAGCCATCACTGAAACCATTGACCTGGTCACGGCCTAGTGGAGAGCTTGTAATTTCCAGCTTTCTCTTCACAGTTTCCTGCAACTaatgttaaaagaaaaaatatatattaatattaaaatgacacCCTACTACCTTCAGTAATGTTCTACAAActgtatataataaaaataacagttcAGAATGCAAAAGACAGACAGTAACACTGAAATcagaaatgcaaatgaaaacaCACATGTAATAAATGTCtataaatgaggaaaaaaagtgATTAAAGTTAAATAAACAGCAATTAATTGAtaagaaatgtacattttaccTAATGAAACTGATGAAATACATTTCCAAAACCCATGGTAATTACCATGCACTTTTAGCAAAGTACGAAAGGAGCCGTTCACAGCAGGAAACTTAACTGGTGCATCTGGTGTTTAGTGCGATGCCACAGACGACATACTATCACAATGATCAAACAGAATCTGAAATAATGTCAATTCTCCATTCAAGTTTTCTTTTCTACGTTTTAAAGATGTTTCTTGTGCACCGACACCACTTTATAAAATACtaggattttattttataaataaaatccccatattttgttgttttaatccAATTGAACCAAACTAATAAAGCAAGTACAAATTGCATAATTATAACTGCAAACAGTAATCTCACTTTTTTTGTACAAGGAACATTCACTCTACTGTTTCTACCACTATTACAGTGGCTCGCTGAGGCGGCAGTTTCATCTCAACACAAGTAGATTTGAGCTGAGCTGGTTGCTTGCTACGGGTAAATCAAGGCGGTCTGTCTGATCTTAACACcctcctcaacacacacacacgcacgcttAGCCAATGACAGAGTTCCTGCAGGGCTTTTGAACCAGAAAAACCGGTCTCTTTTTTGCCCTCTGTCTTTCGAGATACAAATGCACACCCTTAtgtactctctctcacacacccaaatGGGCTCAAACTTTTCCCAAGTATTTACCACTTTGCGATTCTCACTCTCCCTTACTTTCACCCCTCATTCTCCTTTTATCCCACTTCCCCTCAACCACCACCCCCCATCCCCACCTTCCCTCCCTGCCTTCATGACTCCCCCTCTTCACAACCACCATCACCACAGGCCCAAGCCACATGAGACTAATTACCATGTGTATGGATGTACAGACCACAACAAAAGAGGCAGCGCAGTGACTGCAGAGGTTTGCGAGAGCGTGCCGAATTCCTGCCCAGGCGCAGCTCGTCTTTGAAGCCCCCACTGGCACAATGAGTTCTCTCTAGGCCCACAGTCTAGGAGCAGTTGTTCCAGCCAAGTGCCAGGCAAAAGCTGCCTACACCAACCAAGAGCCACCAATCTAGCTTTACACACTCAAAGGACCTACTCTGCATTTGCAGCTTCAGCTTAACAATGACCTAAACTGTTACATGAGGATCACCCATGAAACTCTGCTGAGTGTGGTTAACACTCTGTAATTACACACtgagaaatgtataaaattagTTTTCTCTCTCAAAATAGCATTTTAAAACGTTGCTGGCCAGAAAAGATTGAGCACAACTTTTAGTTTTTCCTCAAGCTGTAAATCTAGCAATATGATATGCCAGTTATGGTGCTAATTTTGATACTGTATCAGCACAATGATAGCTGAGAAAGACCGAACACAGGCCAAGTGCCTAAAAGGGTGGATGAGTTATACTGAGTCATTCTCTGAGGGGAGGGGTGAGTCCACATTGCTACTGAGAAACCCTGGATGTAAAAGCattgcagaaccacaccaaAAGAAAATTTGATTACACtttccttgtgaaattaagATGCAGAGAATATCATACACACTGTGACCTGTACTGAGTGACTTAAAGACACTAAACACACAACCCATGAACTTTGACTAATCTGTATACAGCATACAAATATTTCCTGTTCCACACCATGGGATTAGAATAGTGACTTGCAtgtacacatgcatacacaccaCAGCTGTCCTGGGGCATTGGGAACAATGGTGAGTCAACAGTGTGGGCGAGCTGGGGGGGAGGGGTGAGATATATCCTGAGTCATGCTAAACACCCTGTGCAATCACCCCTTCAATACTAAAGTCTTTCTATCCTACAACCATTGACCAAGCCCCAGAGGGGTAAAAGCTTATATACAAAGGACCATAACTTTCCATAGTTTTGAAAATAGTAATTTGCAGTcatatttttgttattgtacTTGTTATATAACACGTTATATATGGAAACATGCTGCTGTACATTTGTGAGGGTATGTGGCATAGCCACAAATGTCTGTGCAGTACTCTACTCGGAGTAAATTGAGAGATTTGATTGCATCTAAAAAAGGCAAACTAACTCCATGATGTTGTAGGCAATGCAGTCTCAGAGAGAATTTACATTAGTGAGAGTTAGTCATTCACCTATATCTATTACATATACGGACTCCTCATTAGCACCAACATTGACCTTATGAAATGAACTGGATATTGGACAAAAGTGAATACATTACATGCTTTGAGTATATTTTTAACTAGTGGTGTAACGTAACAGACAATAGGGCTGGGTACGAACACCAGTACTTTTAAAAGGTAACAActaaaatacatacattttccaAAACGACGCAGACAACACTCTCTGCCATATCATGTTCGCAGTAAGATGTCTGAATCATTTTTGGCTACCTTCAGTTTGTAATTAGTTTAAGTACTTTGCATATAGTGTTTAATTTCAAAAATAATACGgataaaaacagt
This region of Hoplias malabaricus isolate fHopMal1 chromosome 17, fHopMal1.hap1, whole genome shotgun sequence genomic DNA includes:
- the maml1 gene encoding mastermind-like protein 1 isoform X2, whose product is MADFVVPRHSAVMERLRRRIELFRRHHNGCESRYESTAMERMELERQQTFALHQRCLQTKAKRSNKHRQQGAAATASSETAGQRAAGAGGTNCELPESGGAAGEQSRNSTLIALQETVKRKLEITSSPLGRDQVNGFSDGYPASKKSCLEDAIGGHNGTTNGAVPPLSPMDTKHGVSADSMVLNGTHSTGGTEQNGMGLTDGCAVRGSESDIRLKEMKQEPMDDILPTGGTNGNIILPDLNLNEQEWTELMEEFNRSVPYEEIQELFNDGFEDRKDPDLLSGGAPPNHLPPDLASTVKSEVSPAPASSSSAFEQDSRTGSPHVPPSSSGSLLHTGSPVTAPSAASSPALPGPQHPQQQPGQASRPLQNHLLSGPPKDLSPAQQLQQLAAREQQRAQLMQSQQHQSQKQQQHKQQPQAPKFHQQPNHPSNWPPNTPSQSPLGGTFGLDKPTSPSLYPPDFQHPKSLLIPGQQPNKGSPKAGAPGGYMQPGPHPMLGHPAAPAGTLSHPPSAGSQAAMLDYRNTKPLSHFEAGAPGPPRGPAASQPQNKAAIFNLLRQQQQQQQQQQQQQQQQQQQQQQMKQRPTISFRPPTHLPHPQEAGTYPSGPHVPGPVGSMATQPGGSGMATNHPNYLSNLQKQQQQQIQMMTSQQKQFLLGQQRQMMAEQEKQRQQQEQQLQRHLTRPPPQYQDQQNPSAQQNPFQQQVPQFPGSTQPMGNVNSLGGPNPAAQRMFPQTQGMMGMGQGGGPAPGAPPQGGQADISSCPSGLDMQVLYGNMPMHPSHPNQQRLPVSAMTAAYRQNVLTQQQAHMKGQPNPAMLKQQQQLARLPNSMPSTLPNSMNSTMNSSMPSNIPGAMAPQAQSWQQQQQQQQQQPHPGLQQGMANQPNPSNGGIPSGFPNSGFHMQPRMPKMPGSASFTQAAMGNGAANRAMTGMNPGQMMPGMAQQRTNSSSMGQQLPPPNQQQPPQQGQPTPTQSQQVLSDLGAFGQPQGSQVPNRTAGMQCNQAYQVNRSAGQQLQFGYNSQPSGSLPSFPGESDLVDSLLKNQSTQEWMDDLDELLASHQ
- the maml1 gene encoding mastermind-like protein 1 isoform X1, producing MADFVVPRHSAVMERLRRRIELFRRHHNGCESRYESTAMERMELERQQTFALHQRCLQTKAKRSNKHRQQGAAATASSETAGQRAAGAGGTNCELPESGGAAGEQSRNSTLIALQETVKRKLEITSSPLGRDQVNGFSDGYPASKKSCLEDAIGGHNGTTNGAVPPLSPMDTKHGVSADSMVLNGTHSTGGTEQNGMGLTDGCAVRGSESDIRLKEMKQEPMDDILPTGGTNGNIILPDLNLNEQEWTELMEEFNRSVPYEEIQELFNDGFEDRKDPDLLSGGAPPNHLPPDLASTVKSEVSPAPASSSSAFEQDSRTGSPHVPPSSSGSLLHTGSPVTAPSAASSPALPGPQHPQQQPGQASRPLQNHLLSGPPKDLSPAQQLQQLAAREQQRAQLMQSQQHQSQKQQQHKQQPQAPKFHQQPNHPSNWPPNTPSQSPLGGTFGLDKPTSPSLYPPDFQHPKSLLIPGQQPNKGSPKAGAPGGYMQPGPHPMLGHPAAPAGTLSHPPSAGSQAAMLDYRNTKPLSHFEAGAPGPPRGPAASQPQNKAAIFNLLRQQQQQQQQQQQQQQQQQQQQQQMKQRPTISFRPPTHLPHPQQEAGTYPSGPHVPGPVGSMATQPGGSGMATNHPNYLSNLQKQQQQQIQMMTSQQKQFLLGQQRQMMAEQEKQRQQQEQQLQRHLTRPPPQYQDQQNPSAQQNPFQQQVPQFPGSTQPMGNVNSLGGPNPAAQRMFPQTQGMMGMGQGGGPAPGAPPQGGQADISSCPSGLDMQVLYGNMPMHPSHPNQQRLPVSAMTAAYRQNVLTQQQAHMKGQPNPAMLKQQQQLARLPNSMPSTLPNSMNSTMNSSMPSNIPGAMAPQAQSWQQQQQQQQQQPHPGLQQGMANQPNPSNGGIPSGFPNSGFHMQPRMPKMPGSASFTQAAMGNGAANRAMTGMNPGQMMPGMAQQRTNSSSMGQQLPPPNQQQPPQQGQPTPTQSQQVLSDLGAFGQPQGSQVPNRTAGMQCNQAYQVNRSAGQQLQFGYNSQPSGSLPSFPGESDLVDSLLKNQSTQEWMDDLDELLASHQ